Proteins from a genomic interval of Flammeovirgaceae bacterium SG7u.111:
- a CDS encoding DUF3667 domain-containing protein: MDITHKTRNCLNCNTPLSEEENFCPNCGQKNTDYKLTVWELLKEFVTNYIDIDSRFGRSLIPFMFKPGYLTNAFIHGKRMKYVHPVRFYLITSLLFFITLSYVFEINEAKWLPREPDLDAKLKEEYKKDSLDYSLIKIIDEHIDNGVLTEEDGKAIAARMNKEDKMRLLSLKLDQDSTNLETDTLLGANYLYNEDKVYYIWIRQKDMTADALLDSIQASNKNMMNRFAANRLIKLGQNDPNIILVEMIENIPTMVFLLIPIFAFFLKILYIRSKRLYLEHLIFGFHLHTFIYFALTCSMLWAHWVGDGGLFYAIVPLIIIVYTFAMFKRVFKQGWIKTFFKLGILSFVYFFTISFFSVFEVIISFLIF; this comes from the coding sequence ATGGACATAACCCACAAGACCAGAAACTGCTTAAATTGCAACACCCCACTCTCGGAAGAGGAAAACTTTTGCCCTAACTGCGGGCAAAAAAATACCGATTACAAACTAACCGTATGGGAACTGCTCAAAGAGTTTGTGACCAATTACATAGATATTGATTCTAGGTTTGGAAGGAGCCTCATTCCATTTATGTTCAAACCTGGCTACCTCACCAATGCCTTCATCCATGGAAAAAGGATGAAATATGTCCATCCTGTACGCTTCTACCTAATCACCAGTTTGTTGTTCTTCATTACTTTGTCTTATGTATTTGAAATAAATGAAGCAAAGTGGCTGCCCAGAGAACCTGACCTGGATGCGAAGCTTAAGGAAGAGTACAAGAAAGATAGCCTCGATTATAGTTTGATAAAAATTATAGACGAGCACATAGATAATGGAGTACTGACCGAGGAAGATGGGAAAGCCATTGCCGCCAGAATGAACAAGGAAGACAAAATGCGTTTGCTTTCCCTCAAGCTAGACCAAGATTCTACCAATTTGGAAACGGACACACTTTTGGGAGCTAATTATCTTTACAATGAAGACAAAGTCTATTACATCTGGATTCGGCAAAAGGACATGACAGCCGATGCACTACTCGATTCCATACAAGCCTCTAATAAAAATATGATGAACCGCTTTGCGGCAAACAGGTTGATCAAACTAGGACAAAACGACCCCAATATCATACTGGTAGAAATGATAGAGAATATCCCTACGATGGTCTTCTTGCTCATCCCAATATTCGCATTTTTCCTCAAAATCTTGTACATCAGATCCAAAAGGCTTTACCTCGAACACCTCATTTTTGGGTTTCATCTTCATACCTTTATTTATTTTGCGCTCACTTGTTCCATGCTTTGGGCTCACTGGGTTGGGGATGGAGGACTTTTCTATGCCATAGTGCCACTTATTATTATCGTCTATACTTTTGCTATGTTCAAGAGGGTATTCAAGCAAGGTTGGATTAAAACTTTTTTCAAGCTGGGCATCCTCTCCTTTGTGTATTTTTTCACAATTTCATTCTTCTCTGTTTTCGAAGTAATTATTTCATTTCTAATTTTCTAA
- the aroC gene encoding chorismate synthase, protein MNTYGHIFRITTFGESHGKAVGVTIDGCPAGIEVDEEFIQLQMDRRRPGQSKITTQRKEADKVEILSGVFEGKTTGTPIMMVVFNADQRSKDYSHIKDHFRPSHADYTYQVKYGVRDYRGGGRSSARETLARVAAGALAMQFLKQKSIEVMSYVSQVGGLRLEKPYTELDMGKIENNIVRCPDEQMAEEMISLIDDTRKNRDTIGGVVTGVIKGVPAGLGEPVFDKLHAELGKAMLGINAVKGFEYGSGFDGVALTGSAHNDEFYQDEDGNFRTKTNHSGGIQGGISNGEDIYFRVAFKPVATIMQDQDSLDKDGNKVTVSGKGRHDPCVVPRAVPIVDAMSALVIADFLLRNEVIKS, encoded by the coding sequence ATGAATACATACGGACATATTTTTAGGATTACCACATTTGGCGAGTCGCATGGAAAAGCAGTAGGCGTGACGATAGACGGCTGCCCAGCTGGAATAGAGGTGGACGAGGAGTTTATCCAATTGCAAATGGACAGGCGTCGCCCTGGGCAATCTAAGATCACTACTCAGCGGAAAGAAGCCGATAAAGTAGAGATTCTGTCGGGCGTATTTGAGGGTAAAACTACAGGGACTCCCATTATGATGGTGGTTTTCAATGCCGATCAGCGCAGCAAAGATTATTCGCATATTAAGGACCATTTTCGCCCGTCGCATGCAGATTATACTTATCAGGTAAAATACGGTGTAAGGGATTACCGTGGCGGAGGAAGGAGTTCGGCAAGGGAAACCTTGGCGAGAGTGGCCGCTGGTGCTTTGGCAATGCAGTTCTTGAAGCAAAAAAGCATAGAAGTAATGAGCTATGTTTCTCAGGTAGGAGGGCTTCGTCTTGAAAAGCCTTACACGGAGTTGGACATGGGCAAGATTGAAAACAATATTGTTCGTTGCCCCGATGAGCAAATGGCTGAGGAGATGATTTCCTTGATAGACGATACCAGAAAAAACCGAGATACTATAGGTGGGGTGGTAACAGGTGTGATCAAAGGAGTGCCTGCTGGCTTAGGCGAGCCTGTGTTTGATAAACTTCATGCTGAGCTGGGCAAGGCTATGCTGGGTATCAATGCGGTGAAAGGATTTGAATATGGAAGTGGTTTCGATGGGGTAGCGCTTACAGGTTCTGCTCACAACGATGAGTTTTACCAAGATGAGGATGGGAACTTCCGTACCAAGACCAATCATTCGGGCGGAATCCAAGGAGGGATATCGAATGGAGAAGATATATATTTCCGGGTAGCATTTAAGCCAGTGGCCACTATCATGCAAGACCAAGATAGCCTTGATAAAGACGGGAATAAAGTGACGGTTTCGGGAAAAGGACGTCACGACCCTTGCGTAGTGCCCCGTGCGGTACCAATTGTAGATGCAATGTCGGCATTAGTAATTGCCGATTTTTTGCTCAGAAACGAGGTTATTAAGTCATAA
- the rpsL gene encoding 30S ribosomal protein S12 codes for MPTIQQLVKKGRKKLVSKSKSPALDSCPQRRGVCTRVYTTTPKKPNSAMRKVARVRLTNGKEVNAYIPGEGHNLQEHSIVLIRGGRVKDLPGVRYHIVRGALDTAGVSGRTQRRSKYGAKRPKDAKK; via the coding sequence ATGCCTACTATACAGCAATTAGTAAAGAAGGGACGTAAGAAGCTGGTTTCCAAGTCAAAATCACCAGCGTTAGATTCATGTCCGCAAAGAAGGGGAGTATGCACAAGGGTATATACCACTACTCCTAAAAAGCCAAACTCAGCGATGAGAAAAGTGGCTAGGGTAAGGTTGACCAATGGAAAAGAGGTGAATGCCTATATTCCAGGTGAAGGTCATAACCTCCAAGAGCACTCAATAGTGTTGATCAGAGGTGGAAGGGTAAAAGATTTACCTGGTGTAAGGTATCACATCGTGAGGGGTGCGCTTGACACTGCTGGTGTGAGCGGTCGTACGCAAAGGCGTTCTAAATACGGTGCTAAGAGGCCTAAAGACGCTAAGAAGTAA
- the rpsG gene encoding 30S ribosomal protein S7 yields the protein MRKGKPAKRYVLPDPKFSDALVTKFVNSLMLDGKKSTAYGIFYDALDIVEQKLGKDGDEIQGLEVFKKALNNITPNVEVKSRRVGGATFQVPTEVRPERKTSLGIKWMILFARKRNEKTMKEKLAGEIIAAAKGEGSAVKKKDDTHRMADANKAFSHFRF from the coding sequence ATGAGAAAGGGAAAACCGGCCAAGAGATATGTGTTGCCAGATCCAAAGTTCAGTGATGCTTTGGTGACCAAGTTTGTTAACAGCTTGATGTTAGATGGAAAGAAAAGTACCGCTTATGGTATCTTTTATGATGCGTTAGACATCGTAGAGCAAAAGCTTGGAAAAGATGGCGACGAGATTCAAGGTCTTGAGGTATTCAAAAAAGCTTTGAACAATATCACTCCTAATGTAGAGGTAAAAAGCCGTAGGGTAGGTGGTGCAACTTTCCAAGTTCCTACTGAAGTACGTCCTGAAAGGAAGACTTCATTGGGTATCAAATGGATGATTCTTTTTGCTCGCAAGAGAAATGAGAAGACTATGAAGGAAAAGTTAGCTGGCGAGATCATCGCAGCAGCGAAGGGTGAAGGCTCTGCCGTGAAGAAGAAAGATGATACTCACAGAATGGCTGACGCAAACAAAGCATTTTCACATTTTAGATTCTAA
- the fusA gene encoding elongation factor G — protein sequence MAKKDLAFQRNIGIMAHIDAGKTTTTERVLYYTGISHKIGEVHDGAATMDWMEQEQERGITITSAATTTVWNYPTEQGKPTKDTKPFKVNIIDTPGHVDFTVEVERSLRVLDGAVALFCAVSGVEPQSETVWRQADKYHVPRICFVNKMDRAGADFFNAVKDIKEKLGANPVPLQIPIGAEEGFKGVVDLILNKGIIWNDADQGMTYQIIDIPAELKDEAQKWRDELIENVALYDDELFMKYDEDPDSITVEETMAAVRAAVIDMSMSPVLCGSAFKNKGVQALLDAVAAYLPSPLDLPPVKGINPDTEEEETRRPDNDDPFAALAFKIATDPYVGRLCFMRSYSGVLESGSYITNMRTGKKERISRLLQMHANKQNAIDRVEAGDICAGVGFKDIKTGDTLVAEGSPIILEEMTFPEPVIGYAIEPKKQADVDKLGAALGKLVEEDPTLSVKTDHETGQTVLRGMGELHLEIIIDRLKREFKVEINQGAPQVAYKEALTSSVEHREVYKKQTGGRGKFADIQFEIGPAEGDKEGLEFVDQIKGGVIPKEFIPAIQKGFKDAMANGVLAGFPVDSMRVRLFFGSFHDVDSDALSFELAAKIGYKEAGKKAKPVLLEPIMDVEVVSPDEYTGNVIGDLNRRRGMPKGQEVKGGAVVIKADVPLSELFGYVTSLRTITSGRASASLTFSHYAEVPRNIAESVIAEVKGS from the coding sequence GTGGCAAAGAAAGATTTAGCATTCCAACGGAATATCGGTATCATGGCTCACATCGATGCTGGTAAAACCACAACTACTGAGAGGGTTCTTTATTACACAGGTATCAGTCACAAGATTGGTGAGGTGCACGATGGTGCGGCTACAATGGACTGGATGGAGCAGGAGCAAGAAAGAGGTATTACTATTACTTCAGCTGCTACTACTACTGTGTGGAACTACCCTACAGAGCAAGGTAAGCCTACTAAAGATACCAAGCCTTTTAAGGTAAACATAATTGATACTCCGGGTCACGTTGATTTTACTGTAGAGGTAGAGCGTTCACTAAGGGTGCTAGATGGTGCTGTGGCACTTTTCTGTGCTGTGTCTGGTGTTGAGCCTCAGTCCGAAACTGTATGGCGTCAAGCTGATAAGTATCATGTTCCACGTATCTGTTTTGTAAACAAAATGGATAGAGCTGGTGCAGATTTCTTTAATGCTGTAAAAGATATTAAAGAAAAATTAGGTGCTAACCCAGTACCTCTTCAAATTCCAATTGGGGCTGAAGAAGGTTTCAAAGGTGTGGTTGACTTGATTTTGAATAAAGGTATCATCTGGAATGATGCTGACCAAGGTATGACTTATCAAATTATCGATATCCCTGCTGAGCTTAAAGATGAGGCTCAGAAGTGGAGAGATGAGTTGATTGAGAATGTTGCCCTTTATGACGATGAATTGTTCATGAAGTACGACGAAGATCCAGATTCTATCACTGTAGAGGAAACTATGGCTGCTGTAAGGGCTGCTGTAATCGACATGTCAATGTCACCTGTGCTTTGTGGATCTGCCTTCAAAAACAAAGGTGTTCAAGCTCTTCTTGATGCAGTTGCGGCCTACTTGCCATCTCCGCTTGACTTGCCTCCAGTAAAAGGTATTAACCCAGATACTGAAGAGGAAGAAACAAGAAGACCAGATAATGATGACCCATTTGCTGCACTAGCATTTAAAATTGCTACTGACCCTTATGTAGGTCGTTTGTGTTTCATGAGATCTTACTCAGGTGTCTTGGAGTCAGGTTCTTATATAACAAATATGAGAACTGGTAAGAAGGAACGTATTTCTAGGCTTCTTCAAATGCATGCTAACAAGCAAAATGCAATTGATAGAGTAGAGGCAGGTGATATTTGTGCTGGTGTTGGTTTTAAAGACATCAAAACAGGTGATACACTAGTAGCAGAGGGTAGCCCAATCATTTTGGAAGAAATGACTTTCCCTGAGCCAGTAATTGGTTATGCTATCGAGCCTAAGAAACAAGCTGACGTTGATAAATTAGGAGCTGCTTTAGGCAAACTAGTAGAAGAAGATCCTACACTTTCAGTAAAAACTGACCATGAAACTGGTCAGACTGTATTGAGAGGTATGGGTGAGCTTCACTTGGAGATTATCATCGATAGGTTGAAGAGAGAGTTTAAAGTAGAGATCAACCAAGGTGCTCCTCAAGTTGCTTACAAAGAAGCGTTGACTAGCAGCGTTGAGCACAGAGAAGTTTATAAGAAACAAACTGGTGGTCGTGGTAAATTTGCGGATATTCAGTTTGAAATAGGTCCTGCGGAAGGAGATAAAGAAGGCCTTGAGTTTGTTGACCAAATCAAGGGTGGTGTAATTCCTAAAGAATTTATCCCTGCGATCCAGAAAGGCTTCAAAGATGCAATGGCTAACGGTGTGTTGGCAGGTTTCCCTGTTGATAGCATGAGGGTAAGATTGTTCTTTGGTTCTTTCCACGACGTTGACTCAGATGCTCTTTCTTTCGAACTTGCAGCTAAAATAGGTTACAAAGAAGCTGGTAAAAAAGCGAAGCCTGTATTGCTTGAGCCTATCATGGACGTGGAAGTTGTTTCTCCTGATGAGTACACTGGTAATGTAATCGGTGACCTTAACAGAAGAAGGGGTATGCCTAAAGGACAAGAAGTAAAAGGTGGTGCTGTAGTAATCAAAGCTGATGTACCTCTTTCTGAATTGTTCGGTTATGTTACTTCTTTGAGAACAATCACTTCGGGTAGGGCTTCTGCTTCATTGACATTCTCTCATTATGCAGAGGTGCCAAGAAATATTGCAGAAAGTGTAATTGCAGAAGTAAAAGGCTCTTAA
- the rpsJ gene encoding 30S ribosomal protein S10: MNQKIRIKLKSYDHNLVDKSSEKIVRAVKATGAVVSGPIPLPTEKDKFTVLRSPHVSKKSREQFQLCTYKRLVDIYSSSAKTVDALMKLELPSGVDVEIKV; this comes from the coding sequence ATGAATCAGAAAATTAGAATCAAATTGAAATCTTACGACCACAACTTGGTTGATAAGTCATCTGAAAAGATAGTAAGAGCTGTTAAAGCTACTGGTGCGGTTGTAAGTGGTCCTATTCCACTTCCTACTGAGAAAGACAAGTTTACCGTATTGCGTTCACCACACGTAAGTAAAAAATCAAGGGAGCAATTCCAACTTTGTACTTACAAAAGACTAGTAGATATTTATTCTTCTTCAGCTAAAACTGTTGATGCATTGATGAAACTAGAATTGCCAAGTGGAGTTGACGTAGAGATCAAAGTTTGA
- a CDS encoding PhoH family protein, giving the protein MVEKVIKLENVSLVDFLGVENENIKELATAFPKSKIISRGNEIRIQGATPEILKINNTFNDLLEHYYKFGKITTDNVANYIEKDKGSVQSQFKEETLIYGARGVAIRPRTENQKNLVDAVNENDLCFAVGPAGTGKTYVSVAMAVRALKNKVVKRIIITRPAVEAGENLGFLPGDLKDKVDPYLRPIYDALYDMIPAEKLKYYLENEVIEIAPLAYMRGRTLNQAFILLDEAQNTTTMQMKMFLTRMGPDSKMIITGDVSQIDLPKGMKSGMVEAVKVLEEVKGIGIIKLSTKDVIRHRLVKSIIEAYNKQ; this is encoded by the coding sequence TTGGTAGAAAAAGTAATTAAGCTAGAGAATGTTTCTTTGGTAGATTTTTTAGGCGTTGAAAACGAAAATATCAAAGAATTAGCTACGGCATTTCCCAAAAGTAAGATCATTTCTAGGGGGAATGAAATACGCATCCAAGGGGCTACCCCAGAGATACTAAAAATCAACAACACCTTCAACGATCTGTTGGAGCACTATTACAAATTTGGAAAAATCACCACAGATAATGTTGCCAATTATATAGAAAAAGACAAGGGCAGCGTCCAATCTCAGTTCAAAGAAGAGACGCTGATCTATGGAGCCAGAGGGGTTGCCATCCGTCCTCGTACTGAAAACCAGAAGAACTTGGTAGATGCGGTGAACGAGAATGATCTCTGTTTTGCCGTAGGGCCAGCAGGTACGGGAAAAACCTATGTATCGGTGGCAATGGCGGTGAGAGCGCTAAAAAACAAGGTAGTAAAGCGAATAATCATTACTCGACCTGCGGTAGAAGCTGGAGAAAACCTAGGTTTTTTGCCAGGCGACCTCAAAGACAAGGTTGACCCATATTTGCGCCCTATTTACGATGCACTCTACGACATGATCCCTGCCGAAAAGCTGAAATATTACTTGGAAAATGAGGTAATAGAAATTGCACCATTGGCCTACATGAGGGGACGTACGCTCAACCAAGCTTTTATCTTGCTCGATGAAGCACAAAACACCACCACAATGCAGATGAAGATGTTCCTCACGAGGATGGGGCCTGATTCTAAGATGATTATTACTGGCGATGTCTCTCAAATCGACTTGCCAAAAGGGATGAAATCGGGTATGGTGGAAGCTGTAAAGGTATTGGAAGAAGTAAAAGGGATTGGGATAATTAAGCTGAGCACAAAAGATGTAATTAGACATAGGCTTGTAAAGAGCATTATTGAAGCCTACAATAAACAATAA
- a CDS encoding DUF3137 domain-containing protein, with protein MLKDVFGPSKEEIWQQLSQEINAEFVDGSFWKGRSDRVEAKFKEWVITLDTFNRSSGQTTIPFTRLRAPFINKDGFRFKIYKGSVFSGLGKLFGMQDIEIGDVVFDEKFIIQGNDEGKVKKLFKNPTIKKLLLEAPKVNFEIKDDEGFFKKNKYEKEGADLLYFETYGTLKKLEELKLLYALFAAVLNQLCHMDSAYEIDPGIAV; from the coding sequence ATGCTAAAAGACGTTTTCGGTCCATCGAAGGAAGAAATATGGCAGCAACTAAGCCAAGAAATCAATGCGGAGTTTGTAGACGGAAGCTTTTGGAAAGGTCGGTCGGACAGAGTGGAGGCGAAATTTAAGGAATGGGTGATCACGCTAGATACTTTCAACCGCTCTTCGGGGCAGACTACTATTCCATTTACAAGGCTGCGCGCACCTTTTATCAACAAAGATGGGTTTCGCTTCAAGATTTACAAGGGGAGCGTATTTAGTGGCTTGGGAAAGCTTTTTGGTATGCAAGACATTGAAATAGGCGATGTGGTGTTCGATGAGAAGTTCATTATTCAGGGGAACGACGAGGGCAAGGTAAAAAAGCTCTTTAAAAACCCGACTATCAAAAAGCTATTGTTGGAGGCGCCCAAGGTGAATTTTGAAATAAAAGACGATGAGGGTTTCTTCAAGAAAAATAAATATGAAAAAGAAGGGGCAGATTTGCTTTACTTTGAAACATATGGAACGCTCAAAAAACTAGAGGAGTTGAAGTTGCTTTATGCGCTTTTTGCCGCAGTACTCAACCAACTTTGCCACATGGACTCTGCGTATGAAATAGATCCGGGGATAGCGGTGTGA
- a CDS encoding alpha-L-fucosidase — translation MKKNFTVLVVLLLVWGAAFAQKYEPTPENLEAREWFQDARFGLFVHWGVYSVMGGGGDKGIAEWIMNQKKIPIKEYEKLPSFFNPVDFDAKEWVQMVKDAGMKYITITSKHHDGFAMYDSKVSDYNIVDKTSYGKDVLKLLKDECDKQGIKLFFYYSQLDWHHPDYYPRGRTGQGYTGRPDSGDWNKYIDYMNTQLTELLTNYGEVGGIWFDGMWDKKKANWRHEETYRLIHKLQPAALVGSNHHLAPFNGEDFQMFEKDLPGHNTTGFSGDSKVGSLPLETCETINGSWGFNIKDRNDKSLKTLVRYLVKASGYNANFLLNVGPMPNGKIQPEHAALLKEMGEWNKKYGETIFGTRGGPMPPRDWGVSTQKDGKVYLHIFDQPDESFLVPGLEGKKVKSVKLYDGKEGLKFKQTEFGLSVSLPYAKRNEIDTILEVEFK, via the coding sequence ATGAAAAAGAACTTCACAGTACTAGTTGTTTTGCTGCTGGTTTGGGGTGCAGCTTTTGCCCAAAAATATGAACCCACGCCCGAAAATCTAGAAGCGAGGGAATGGTTCCAAGATGCCCGCTTCGGCTTGTTTGTGCACTGGGGCGTGTACAGCGTGATGGGCGGCGGTGGCGACAAGGGAATTGCCGAGTGGATCATGAACCAAAAGAAAATCCCTATAAAGGAGTATGAGAAGCTTCCTTCGTTTTTCAATCCGGTTGATTTTGATGCGAAGGAATGGGTGCAGATGGTGAAAGATGCGGGGATGAAGTACATCACCATCACCAGCAAGCACCACGATGGCTTTGCCATGTACGACTCCAAAGTATCGGACTACAACATTGTTGATAAGACTTCTTACGGAAAAGATGTGCTGAAGCTACTGAAAGACGAGTGCGACAAACAGGGGATTAAGCTGTTTTTCTACTACTCGCAGCTCGACTGGCACCATCCAGATTATTACCCAAGGGGCAGAACAGGTCAAGGCTATACGGGCAGGCCCGACAGCGGTGACTGGAACAAGTATATAGACTACATGAATACCCAACTGACGGAACTACTTACCAACTATGGCGAGGTGGGCGGCATTTGGTTCGATGGCATGTGGGACAAGAAAAAAGCTAACTGGAGGCACGAGGAAACGTATCGTTTGATCCACAAACTACAACCTGCGGCTTTGGTAGGTAGCAACCACCACTTAGCTCCTTTCAATGGGGAGGATTTCCAGATGTTTGAAAAAGACTTGCCTGGGCACAATACCACAGGCTTCTCGGGCGACAGCAAAGTAGGCAGTCTTCCACTAGAAACCTGCGAAACGATCAACGGTTCTTGGGGTTTTAACATCAAAGATAGAAACGACAAGAGCTTAAAAACACTGGTGAGGTACTTGGTGAAAGCTTCTGGCTACAATGCAAACTTTTTGCTCAATGTAGGGCCTATGCCCAATGGGAAAATCCAGCCCGAACATGCAGCTTTGCTCAAAGAAATGGGCGAATGGAACAAGAAGTACGGAGAAACTATTTTTGGAACAAGAGGCGGCCCTATGCCCCCAAGAGACTGGGGCGTGAGTACTCAAAAGGATGGAAAAGTGTATTTGCACATTTTTGATCAACCCGACGAGAGTTTTTTAGTGCCTGGGTTAGAAGGCAAAAAAGTAAAATCGGTGAAGTTGTACGATGGGAAGGAAGGGCTGAAGTTCAAGCAAACTGAATTTGGACTTTCTGTGAGCTTGCCGTACGCTAAGCGCAACGAGATAGATACGATTTTGGAAGTGGAGTTTAAATAG
- a CDS encoding histidine phosphatase family protein translates to MAKNIILFRHAEALEPNIAIKDFDRPLTPQGAQDASRMGKTLRETQVKIDAFYSSSALRATETAERVAEQLPYDVNDIFFEEDIYNISLGKLLMFIQNLDSDLETVLILGHNPTITYFTEYITGEGNLHFSPANAALISFDIANWKEADKGKGKLEWVKKPIH, encoded by the coding sequence ATGGCAAAAAATATCATATTATTCAGGCATGCAGAAGCTCTTGAGCCCAATATTGCCATTAAAGATTTCGACCGACCGCTTACCCCCCAAGGAGCACAAGATGCTTCGAGAATGGGAAAAACCCTAAGGGAAACCCAAGTGAAAATAGATGCCTTTTATAGCAGCTCGGCACTAAGGGCAACCGAAACAGCTGAGCGAGTTGCCGAACAACTACCTTACGATGTAAATGATATTTTCTTTGAAGAAGATATTTACAATATTTCTCTGGGCAAGTTGCTAATGTTTATCCAAAACCTTGATTCAGACCTAGAAACGGTGCTGATATTGGGACACAACCCAACCATTACCTACTTCACAGAATACATTACCGGTGAGGGAAACCTCCATTTCTCCCCAGCAAATGCTGCCCTCATTTCCTTCGATATAGCTAATTGGAAAGAAGCCGACAAAGGAAAAGGCAAGCTAGAATGGGTGAAAAAACCGATTCATTAA
- a CDS encoding alpha/beta hydrolase: MKIYVISGLGADKRIFQFLTLKYQLVPLDWIEPKKNEPLESYAARLSQSIDTSKDFILLGVSFGGLVATEIGKFLSPKQTILISSAETAAELRSIYRLFGKLNLIRFIPKPFLNMPAWLANLLFGAKNKQLLAEIIQDTDLGFLKWALAELMQWKNQTRLPNCLKIEGGNDLLLPPTKSTNAILIPQGGHFMIVDKAEEISGVINERIASLGLGN; encoded by the coding sequence ATGAAAATCTACGTCATAAGTGGATTGGGAGCTGACAAACGGATCTTTCAGTTTTTAACTCTCAAGTATCAACTTGTTCCGTTGGACTGGATAGAACCGAAGAAAAACGAGCCGTTGGAGAGCTACGCTGCCCGCCTTTCCCAATCCATTGACACTTCCAAAGATTTCATTTTACTTGGGGTAAGTTTTGGCGGCTTGGTCGCTACGGAAATCGGCAAGTTCCTTTCACCCAAACAGACCATCCTTATTTCCTCTGCGGAAACTGCTGCTGAGCTTCGGTCTATTTACCGCCTCTTTGGCAAACTAAATTTAATCCGCTTCATTCCCAAGCCTTTTTTGAATATGCCCGCATGGCTAGCAAATTTGCTATTCGGAGCAAAAAACAAACAGCTTCTCGCTGAAATCATCCAAGATACCGACTTGGGCTTCCTAAAATGGGCATTGGCTGAGCTTATGCAATGGAAGAACCAAACGAGACTTCCAAACTGCCTAAAAATAGAAGGAGGAAATGACTTGCTTCTTCCTCCAACTAAAAGCACAAATGCTATTCTTATTCCCCAAGGAGGACATTTTATGATTGTGGATAAAGCAGAGGAAATTAGTGGGGTGATTAATGAGAGGATTGCCTCTTTGGGTTTGGGCAACTAG
- a CDS encoding transposase, with translation MNFLSQFSDLLPVLPPFELVLAERDEPSNTVHLYLEVPPEATPKKCSIHSYYDRTWEHLKLFQYRCFIHCKLPIYKDRDTGKLSKAEVSFSRDYSRFTLMFGQEVMRLMHIHHCFTAVARTLGIRVQRVEHIYHHYTQHLEDDYYSQHTASRIAYDETSTRKGHEYITSFFDLDTWQLPGSYEGRSSECVARFKQDHPYPEAVEEISIDMSPAFIKGAKQCFPQAKVTFDKWHVIKLLYKHLDRLGEKAYCFQAQIELSMERIGTFYRQDQFQELKAQLCFIMDLAQETMETNPITKSIKSHFDGIVQYAQSKINNGILEGLNSKIQIIKRVARGFRSKDNFIKMIYFVFAKYQFQVNS, from the coding sequence ATGAATTTTCTATCTCAATTTAGTGACTTACTTCCTGTTCTACCACCTTTTGAGTTAGTTCTAGCAGAACGTGACGAGCCTAGCAACACCGTACATCTATATTTAGAGGTTCCACCTGAAGCTACCCCAAAAAAATGCTCTATTCATAGCTATTACGACCGTACCTGGGAACACTTAAAGCTTTTTCAATATCGCTGTTTTATCCATTGTAAGCTTCCTATATACAAAGATAGGGATACCGGTAAACTATCTAAGGCAGAGGTTTCCTTTTCTAGAGATTATTCGCGGTTCACACTTATGTTTGGGCAAGAAGTCATGCGTTTGATGCATATCCACCATTGTTTTACGGCAGTAGCCAGGACACTTGGCATTCGAGTCCAACGGGTTGAGCATATTTATCATCATTATACCCAACATCTTGAAGATGACTACTATAGTCAGCATACAGCCTCTAGGATTGCTTATGATGAAACCTCTACCCGTAAGGGACATGAATACATCACCAGCTTTTTTGATCTAGATACTTGGCAACTACCCGGTAGTTACGAAGGTAGATCTTCTGAATGTGTTGCCCGATTTAAGCAAGATCATCCCTATCCAGAAGCAGTAGAAGAAATTTCCATTGATATGTCCCCTGCCTTCATCAAGGGGGCCAAACAGTGTTTTCCACAGGCTAAGGTTACTTTTGACAAATGGCATGTGATCAAACTTCTCTACAAACATCTAGATCGACTTGGGGAAAAGGCTTATTGCTTTCAAGCTCAAATTGAACTATCAATGGAAAGGATAGGTACTTTTTATCGGCAAGATCAATTTCAAGAGCTAAAAGCCCAACTGTGCTTCATTATGGACCTCGCCCAGGAAACCATGGAAACCAATCCGATCACTAAATCGATTAAAAGCCATTTTGATGGAATTGTTCAATACGCTCAATCTAAGATTAATAACGGTATCTTAGAGGGGCTCAATTCTAAAATTCAAATCATTAAACGGGTTGCTAGAGGGTTTCGGTCTAAAGACAACTTCATCAAGATGATTTACTTTGTATTTGCAAAATACCAGTTTCAAGTAAATTCATAA